Within the Acidimicrobiales bacterium genome, the region CGTCCATCCGCCTTCGTGCACCAGATGGTGATGGAAGGAGCAGATGCGATGGATGCCGGCGTCGCAAGCGAGGCGGCGCACGGCCTCACCGGTGAGCCACGTCCCCTGCGAGCTGAGCCCGGGGCCGGACGCGTTGATCAGGTCTTCGTACTGAATCGTCACCCCGACCGTCGCCTTGTACGGATCGATTGCGCGCGGGTCCGCCAGCGCCCGTTCCTCGAGGAGATCGAACAACCAGTCGAGCCGCTGCGCCCCCGGCGCCCGCCGGAGCTCTCCGTCAGAGTTATCCACAGCCTGTGGACGAGTCTGCATTGCAGACTCCGGTTGGTTGCGCCAGAGATAGTCACCGTAGGCATCGACAACGGCGAACATGCGGTCGAGCATGTCGTCCGGAGCCTCGATCACCACCTTGCCGAGACCGCCGCCGAAGCCGCGTTGGCGACGAATCCCGTAGTGGTCATCGAGGCTGGAGGGTTTGCGATCCTGATCGTGGTACTCGTTCCACGTGTCAACACGCTGTTCGAGCACGCGAATCGAGTCGTGCTCTGCGTGGTGAACGAACAACTCGTCGCGTTCAGCGTCCACGCCGACCAGACGAACCAATAGCCGGACCTTCGAATAGGGCAGCCCGTCGAGGAATGCCGTCCGCACGACATTACGGCGGGTGAGTTCGTGCGCCACCTTCAACTTTTCGAAGGCGGTTGACCGGGCAATCTGACAGCGGTCGACCAGCCACGACGCGCAGGTCGCGTGACCGTCCTCCTTCCACAATCCGCTGGCGTCGAAGTCGGCGAGTTTCAGGACCCACTCGGCGACCCCGCGCTCAATCTCGGTCCACGCCGCGATCAGCTCGCGGCCCTGCTCAGAAACAGACGTCGACATGAAAACCTCACAATCGAAAGACGTCTGACGACACAGGCGAGCCACTCGAACCGGGCTGCGAAGGTTGCTCTCATTATACCGAACTGGTGTTCGGATAGCCACGTCGCGTTACGACGGATAGGTGACGATCTCGGTCGCCTTGACGCTCGCCCACACGGCCGAACCTTCCGTGATGTCGAGGTCCGTGGCTGCGGCCGGTGTGATCTCGGCCACCAGCGGCAGAGGGTCGCCCAACTGGACGCGCACGCGCGCGCCGATCGTCTCGACGTGCTCGACGGTTGTGCGCCAGCGGTTGCGCGCACTCGAGTGCGGTTGGGCCGCGTGCAGCGTGATTGCCTCGGGTGCGATCGTCGCCAGCACGTCGCCGTCGACGGGCTCTGCGAGCGTCAGCTGCGCGCCCTCAACCGTCGTGATCGATACACCTGTCGCCGTGCCGCGCACGAGGTTCGTGCCGACCAGTTCGGCGACGTAGCGCGACGCCGGCCGCGCCGTGATGTCGGCGAGGGTTCCTTCCTGCGTGATGCGCCCGTGCTCGATCACGACGACGCGATCCGCCAGCAGATACGCGTCGACGGGATCGTGCGTGACGAGCACAGTCGCCCCGGCGAACTCGGCGAGGAACCGACGCAGCTCGCGGCGCACGGCGACACGCGTGGCGGCGTCGAGGGCGGCCAGCGGCTCGTCCAACAGCAACGAGTCGGGTGACGCCGCCAGCGTGCGCGCCAGTGCGACGAGTTGCGCCTGCCCGCCGCTGAGCGTGCGCGGCTTGGCGGCGGCGAGCGCCGAGAGCCCGATGCGTTCCAGCCACGCGCGCCCGACGTCACGCGACCGCGGGCCGAAGGCGACGTTGTCGAGCACCGACATGTGCGGGAACAACAAGTGATCCTGGAACATCAATCCCACCCGCGACGGCGACGACGCCGCCACGGCGCGCAACACCGTGCTCTTGCCGGCGCCGTTGGGTCCGAGCAGCACCGTGACTTGGCCGTCGGGCGCGTCGAACTCGACGTGGATGTCGCGCTCGGCGACCGCGACCTTCACGCCCGCACCCACCAGCGATCGCGCAGCGCGACGAGCGCCGTGATCGACACCGCGACCAGCAACAAGCTCAGCGCCAGCGCCGCACCCGGGTCGGTTTCGAGCAGCAGGTACACGTCGAGCGGCAGCGTCTGCGTGCGTCCGGCCACGTTGCCGGCGAAGGTGATGGTGGCGCCGAACTCACCGAGCGCCCGGGCGAACGCCAGCACGCCGCCGGCCACGACCGACCCCGCGACCAGCGGCAGTGTCACGCGCCAGAAGATGCGCCACGGCGAGGCACCCAGGGTCGCGGCCGCGTCCTCGTAGCGGCGGTCGACGCCGGCCAGCGCCGCCTCGAGCGTGATGACGTAGAACGGCATCGCCACGAACGTCTGCGCCATGACAACGCCCGCGGGAGAGAACGTCAATTGCAGTCCGAGCGCGTCGTGCAACCAGCCGCCGAGTGGGCTGCGCAGGCTGAACGCCGCCAGCAACGCGACGCCGCCGACGACGGGCGGCAACACCAGCGGCAACAGTACGAGGCCACGCAACAGTCGCCGGCCGGCGAACTCGCCGCGGGCGAGGAGCCACGCGAGGGGCGTGCCGAACACGACCGCGAGCACGGTTGCAGCGACGGCGCACAGCAACGACAGCCGAAGCGCGTCCAGCGCGGCGTGCGTCGTGAGGTCGTGGGCCAGCGTCGACCAGCGCGCCCGTTGCAGCAGCCCGAACAGCGGCAGCGCGAAGAACGCCGCGGCAAGAACGCCGCCGACCACGATCACGGCGGGTGGTCGGCGGGCGTCGTTCACGGCGCGATGAACCCGAATCGCTCGAGAATGCGCTGGCCGGAGCGGCCGCGCACGAGCGCCACGAACGCGCGCGCCGCGCGGGTGTGGCGGAGGGTCGCGATCGGATACGACGCAAGCACGTTCACGCCGTCCGGGATCGCGACCGTGGCGACGCGCGCGCCCGCCGCCTTCGCATCGGTGGCATAGACGATGCCGGCGACGGCGTCGCCCTCGCTCACCGCGGTCAGCGTCGCGGCGGCGTTCGGGGCCCGCGTCACGCCGGACTCGTCGAGCGTCACGCCGGCCTTCGCCAACGCCGTCGCGGCGTACAGGCCGCACGGCACCTCAGCGCCGCACAGCGAGATCACACCGGCGTGCGCCAGGTCGGCCAACGACTTCACGCGCCCGGGGTTCCCGGGCTTGGTGACGATCACGAGTCGGTTGCGCGCGAACACGGAGCCGGTACGCAGCGACTTGGTGTCCGCCGACGCGAACACGTCAGGCGTGGCGCCGTCGCTGATCTGCTGCGCCAGCGCCGACGACGCCGCGAAGTTGAACGTCACCTTCGTGCCCGGATTGGCCGCCTCGAATGCGGCGCCGATGTCGCGGAACGCGCCCGTCAACGACGTGGCGGCGAACACCGTGACGTTGCCCTTCGGCATCGGCTTGTCAGCACAGGAGCCCAGCGGCACGCATAGCGCCACGGCCAGAAAGCCCGACACCTGCCGTCGCATCGCGACGAAACTAGACGGCGATGGAGTGGGGCCAGGTTCCCGTGGACGTCGAAGAGAAGCTGCGCGCCATCTGCCTGGCGCTGCCCGACGCCCACGAACAGGACGCATGGAACGGGCGCCGGTGGTTGATCCGCCAGCGCACATTCGCCCACGTGTTCGCCGTCGAACGACCCGAGGGCCCCGTCCCGATGATGCAGTTCCGTTCCGACCCGCCCGAATTCGAGGCGCTCGTGCGGTCGGGGCACCCGTTCTTCAAGGCGGGCTGGGGGTCAAACGTGCTCGCCATGATCTTCGACGACCGCACCGACTGGGACGAGGTCGCCGAGCTCGTCGCCGACAGCTATTGCAGCCAGGCGCCGAAGAAGCTCGCCGCGCTCGTGAATGGTCGCGTGAGCTGAACGTTTGAACGTTGTGAACTGGCCCGCATCGGCTTCTCCGGTGTAACACCCCGTCAGTAGCCTGGCGCCATGTTCGCTCGCCTCGGCACGTGGTGCCACGACCGGCGCCGCCTCGTCGTCGTGCTGTGGGTCCTCGCCCTCATCGTCCTCAACGGCATCGCCAGCGGCGTCGTGAAGGCCGACTACAAGCAGGACTTCAACATTCCCGGTGCCGACTCTGGCAAGGGTCTCGACATCCTCAAGTCCGAGTTCCCCGGCGGCCAGTCCGGCATGACGGGCACCATCGTGTTCAAGGCCGATCAGGGCGTGAACAGCCCAGCGGTCCAGGCGGCGATGACGACCATGTTCCAGAAGGTCGCCGCTATTCGCGGCATCGCCAAAGTCGAGAGCCCGTACGAACCGGGCGGCCAGCGGTTCATCTCCGCCGCGGGGCCGGAGGCCGGCAAGATCGCCTACGCCAACATCAACTTCCCGAGCGGCACCGACTTCGGCAAGATCCCGGCGATCAAAACCAAGGTCCTCGCGGCCGAGCCGCACATCGACGGCGTACAGATCGAACTCGGCGGCCAGATCTTCGCCGCCTTCCAGTCGCCGACCACCGAGACCATCGGCCTCGGGTTCGCCATCGTCATCCTCATTTTGGCGTTCGGTTCCGTGCTGGCGATGGGTTTGCCGGTATCGGTGGCGCTCTTCGGCATCGGGATCGGCGGCGCGTTCGTGATCTTCTTCAGTCACCTGCTGTCGGTACCGGAGTTCGCCCCGTTCCTCGGCGTGATGATCGGCCTCGGCGTCGGCATCGACTACGCGCTGCTAATCGTCACCCGCCACCGGGAACAGCTGCACCTCAACCACACGGTGCGCGAGTCAGTCGCGATCGCGCTCGACACCGCCGGGCGCTCGGTGATCTTTGCCGGCGGCACCGTGGTCATCTCCCTGCTCGGCATGCTGCTGATGGGCGTCGACTTCGTGCGCGGCCTCGCGGTGAGCGCGTCGGTCACGGTGCTCATCACGGTGCTGTCGTCGCTCACGCTGCTGCCGGCACTCCTGGGCTTCTCCGGCCTGAACGTCGAGCGCACCCGCTGGCGCGGCCTGATCGCCGCGGGCCTCGTCGCCGTCGGCCTGGTCGCCTACGGCTTCGGCGCCTGGCCCGTCCTCGCCGTCGCCGGCGTGCTGGCCGCGCTCACGCTGGGCTTCGGCTTCGCGGTGCCGGCGCTCAAGCGCGAGGTGCGGCACCGCCCGGTCAAGCCTCGTCGCGAGACGCTGGCGTACCGCTGGAGCCACGGCATCCAGCGCCGACCGTGGACGGCGTTCCTCGCCTCGGCTGCCGCTCTGTTGCTGCTGTCGATTCCCGTGCTCGGCTTCCGCCTCGGCTTCTCCGACGAGTCCAACTACGCCAAGAGCACCACGACGCGCAAGGCCTACGACTTGCTGGTCGACGGGTTCGGCAAGGGCTACAACGGGCCGCTCTTGCTCGTGGCGAAGCTGCAACCCGGCACGCAGGCCAGCGCCCTCGCCGGGCTCAAGCAAGCGGTCGGGGCTGATCCCAACGTCGCCTTCGTCACCGATCCGATTCCCAACAGCCCGATCGCTCCCACCGCAGTGTTGTGGACGGTCGCGCCCAAGACGGGGCCGCAGGACGGGCCCACCGCCGATCTCGTGCACCGGTTGCGCAAGACCGTGTTGCCGCCGGTGGTGGCGGCCATCGGTTCGCCGATCCACGTCACCGGTTTCACCGCCGCCAGCGTCGACCAGTCCGATCAGATGGGCCAGCGCCTGCCGTTCTTCTTCCTCGCCGTGCTGGGCGTGTCGTTCCTCTTCCTGATGACGGTGTTCCGCTCGGTACTGGTGCCGCTCAAGGCCGTCATCATGAACATGCTGTCGATCGGCGCCGCCTACGGCGTCGTGGTGGCGCTGTTCGAGTGGGGATGGTTCGGCAAACTCACCGGTCTGTCACCCGGGCCGATCGAACCATGGGCGCCGATGATGCTCTTCGCCATCGTGTTCGGCCTGTCGATGGACTACGAGGTCTTCCTGCTGTCGCGCGTGCGTGAGGAGTGGCTGCATTCGGGTGACAGTCACGGGTCGGTGGCCGACGGGCTGGCGGCCACCGCCAAGGTCATCACCGCGGCTGCCGCGATCATGGTGGTCGTCTTCGGCAGCTTCCTGCTCGAGGACAACCGCACGTTCAAGCTCATGGGTACGGGCCTCGCCACTGCGGTGCTCCTCGACGCCACCGTCGTGCGCATGCTGCTCGTCCCCGCCACGATGGAACTGCTGGGCGACAAGAACTGGTGGTTGCCGGGTTGGCTCGACCGGCTCCTGCCCAACGTGTCGGTCGAAGGCAGCGAAGGCGCGGCGGCGTTCGAGCACGAACACGAAGAGCACCTGCGAGAAGAGCGGGAGCTGGAGCCGACCGCCGGGGGTTAATCCCCGGCGGCGGCAACTCCATCCACTTCCACAGGATGCCGGAATCGCCCGGCGCGTCCTAGTGCGGGAAGACACCGATCTTCGGGACCTTCGTCCCCTCAACTAAACTTGACCGCCTGGTCAAGTTCTGGGGGGAACACAGTGGCAATCGACACAGCAACCAAGGAAGCGCTGAAGCAGAAGTACCGCGCCGAGCGCGACAAGCGCCTGCGGGCCGACGGCAACGCGCAGTACCGCCACTTGGCGGGCACGCACCTCGAGGGCTACCTCACCGACCCCTACATCCCGGTGCAGGAGCGCGAGCCGCTGCGCGACCACGTGACGGTGGCCTTCATCGGGGGCGGTTTCGCCGGTCTCGTCACCGGTGCCCGTCTCGTCGAGCAGGGCATCACGGATGTGCGCATCATCGAGAAGGGCGGCGACTTCGGGGGGACCTGGTACTGGAACCGCTACCCGGGCGCCATGTGCGACACGGCGAGCTTCGTCTACATGCCGCTGCTCGAAGAGACCGGATACATGCCGACTGAGAAGTACGCCCGCGGTCCGGAGATCTACGAGCACTGCCAGCGCATCGGCAAGCAGTACGGCCTCTACGACAACGCGCTGTTCCACACCGAGGTGCGCGATCTCCGCTGGCGCGAGGCCGACTCGCGCTGGGTCATAAGCACGAACCGAGGCGACGAGTTCACCGCCCAGTACCTGGCTATGGGCACCGGACCGCTGCACGTGCCCAAGTTGCCGGGCATCCCCGGCATCGAGGATTTCGAGGGCCACTCGTTTCACACGTCGCGGTGGGACTACGCCTACACCGGCGGCGACCCCAAGGGCGCGCTGATGGAGCGGCTGGCGGACAAGCGCGTCGCCATCATCGGCACCGGCGCCACCGCCGTGCAGTGCATCCCGCATCTGGCGAAGGCGTGCGGGGAGCTGTTCGTGTTCCAGCGCACCCCGAGCTCCGTCGACGTGCGCGACAACCGCCCGACCGACCCCGAGTGGTTCAAGACAATCGCGACGCCGGGCTGGCAGCAGCGCTGGCTCGAGAACTTCACCGCCAACCAGACCGGCGGCTGGGCCGAGGAAGACCTCGTGATGGACGGTTGGACCGATCTGTCGCGCCGCATCCGCGACCGCATCGCCACCCTCCCCGCTGATCAGATGACGCCTGAGGGCATGATGGCGGCATTCGAAGACGCCGACTTCGAGAAGATGGAAGAGATCCGCGCCCGCGTCGACGCGCTCGTCGCCGATCCCGACACGGCGCAGAACCTGAAGGCTTGGTACAACCAGTTGTGCAAGCGCCCGTGCTTCCACGACGAGTACTTGCAGTCCTACAACAACCCGAACACGCACCTGATCGACACCGACGGCAAGGGCGTGGAGCGCATCACCAAGAACGCCGTGGTCGTGGCCGGCGTCGAGTACGAAGTCGACTGCATCATCTATTCGACGGGGTTCGAGGTGGGCACGTCGTTCACCTCGCGGGCCAACTACGACCCCGTCGGTCGCGACGGCGTGCGCTTGTCGGAGTACTGGGCCGACGGCATGCGCACCAAGCACGGCACGCACGTCCACGGCTTCCCGAACATGTTCATCGTGCAGCCGACGCAGGGCGCCAACCTGATTTCGAACGTGCCCCACAACCTCACCGAGTCGGGCAAGACGATCGCGCTCACGATCAAGCACGCCGTGGACAACGGTTACGAACAGATCGAGGTCACGAAGGAAGCCGAGCAGGAGTGGCTCGACCTCTTACTGAGCGGCCCGGGGCGCATGCTCGGCGCCAACTCCGAGTGCACCCCCGGCTACTACAACAACGAAGGCCAGCCGCTGGCCAACGGCGCGTCGCTGTTCGTCGGCTACCCGCAGGGCGCCATGGCGTACTTCGCCTACATCGCCGAGTGGCGCACCAACGGCCGCTTCGACGGCTTGGCGTTCTCGTAGCGGAAAACGAACTGGCACTGCCAGTGACCGCAAAGCGGTCGCTGACAGTGCCAGTTCGGAAATGCTGGGAAGTACGAAGTGGTCTAGATCGGGAGCGGCGGCAGGCCGGGGACGCCGGGCACGCCCGGAACGCCGGGCGCGCCGTCGGGCGGCAGGCAGATCGCCTGGGCGACGGGGGTGCCGTTGAGGTTCAGGTCGATGTTGACGCAGATGACGGGGTCAGCCTGCGCGCTGGGGGCAAGGGCAAATGCGCCGAGTCCGCCGAGCAACGCCGCGGCAGCACCGACAACAGCAACACGCTTCTTCACGTGATGGTTCTCCTTTTACTTCTGCGCACCGGCATGTGCGCCCACAAGTAACGCTTGCCTGACGCCGATCTTGCGCGAATTCCTACTGCGGCACGACGACGCCGTGGACCGGCGGCGTCGCATCTGCGACATCACCGGCCATAACGGCGAGCAAACCCGCGGCGTCGTCGAGGCCGACGACTTCCCGCGGCAATTCGGCGAAGGGCCACCGACGAGACGCCAGCGTGGCGAACGCCGGCGCGTAGGCGCGGGCATCGACGCCGAGCGCGCCGACGACTTTCAACTCCTTGTAGACGATCTCGTCGGGGTTCACGCCGGGGGCGTCCCCACCGCCGCGCGTGCCGGCCACCACGACCGTGCCGCGCCGGCGCGCCAAGCGGATCGCCTGCGCGAATGCCGCGGGTGCCTTCGCCGTCACGTCCACCACGACGTCTGCGACGTCGCCGACCGCGGCCCGCAACGCGCGCACCGGATCCTCCTGGGCCACGTCGACGACGAGGTCGGCGCCGAACCGGCGCGCCATTTCGAGACGCGCCGCGTCGCGCGCTCCGGCGCCGGTGACCATCACGAACGCCGCGCCGGCGTCCTTGGCGGCGGCGGCCGCCGACAACCCACGGATGCCGGGCCCGAGCACGGCGACGACGTCGCCCGCCTTGGTGCCGGGCACGTTGACGCCCCACTGGATACCGGCGCCGAGCGGGTTGAACGCGGTGGCGAGGACGGGGTCGAGCCCTTCGGGCACCGGCAGCAGCACGGCGTCGCGGTGCAGGTAGACGTACTCGGCGTAACCGCCCCACAGTCCCGGCGCGCGCTCCACCGGCACATTGCCGTAGAACTCGGGGAAGGGATGCGCGACGCAGTGGCGGTAGTCGCCGGCCACACACGCGTCGCAGGCGCGGCACGACATGAACACTTCGACGGCGACGCGCTGGCCGATCGACACGCCCCAGCGCGCCAGCGCGGCGTCACCCGCCGCTTCGACGATCCCGACGATCTCGTGGCCCGGCACGTACGGCGCGAACACCGGGATGGCACCGGTGAACTG harbors:
- a CDS encoding MmcQ/YjbR family DNA-binding protein codes for the protein MEWGQVPVDVEEKLRAICLALPDAHEQDAWNGRRWLIRQRTFAHVFAVERPEGPVPMMQFRSDPPEFEALVRSGHPFFKAGWGSNVLAMIFDDRTDWDEVAELVADSYCSQAPKKLAALVNGRVS
- a CDS encoding NAD(P)/FAD-dependent oxidoreductase, with amino-acid sequence MAIDTATKEALKQKYRAERDKRLRADGNAQYRHLAGTHLEGYLTDPYIPVQEREPLRDHVTVAFIGGGFAGLVTGARLVEQGITDVRIIEKGGDFGGTWYWNRYPGAMCDTASFVYMPLLEETGYMPTEKYARGPEIYEHCQRIGKQYGLYDNALFHTEVRDLRWREADSRWVISTNRGDEFTAQYLAMGTGPLHVPKLPGIPGIEDFEGHSFHTSRWDYAYTGGDPKGALMERLADKRVAIIGTGATAVQCIPHLAKACGELFVFQRTPSSVDVRDNRPTDPEWFKTIATPGWQQRWLENFTANQTGGWAEEDLVMDGWTDLSRRIRDRIATLPADQMTPEGMMAAFEDADFEKMEEIRARVDALVADPDTAQNLKAWYNQLCKRPCFHDEYLQSYNNPNTHLIDTDGKGVERITKNAVVVAGVEYEVDCIIYSTGFEVGTSFTSRANYDPVGRDGVRLSEYWADGMRTKHGTHVHGFPNMFIVQPTQGANLISNVPHNLTESGKTIALTIKHAVDNGYEQIEVTKEAEQEWLDLLLSGPGRMLGANSECTPGYYNNEGQPLANGASLFVGYPQGAMAYFAYIAEWRTNGRFDGLAFS
- a CDS encoding zinc-binding dehydrogenase: MSARVLVLEAPRDLRTRQLPLPAIGDDDGLLRVEACGLCGTDHEQFTGAIPVFAPYVPGHEIVGIVEAAGDAALARWGVSIGQRVAVEVFMSCRACDACVAGDYRHCVAHPFPEFYGNVPVERAPGLWGGYAEYVYLHRDAVLLPVPEGLDPVLATAFNPLGAGIQWGVNVPGTKAGDVVAVLGPGIRGLSAAAAAKDAGAAFVMVTGAGARDAARLEMARRFGADLVVDVAQEDPVRALRAAVGDVADVVVDVTAKAPAAFAQAIRLARRRGTVVVAGTRGGGDAPGVNPDEIVYKELKVVGALGVDARAYAPAFATLASRRWPFAELPREVVGLDDAAGLLAVMAGDVADATPPVHGVVVPQ
- a CDS encoding ATP-binding cassette domain-containing protein, yielding MKVAVAERDIHVEFDAPDGQVTVLLGPNGAGKSTVLRAVAASSPSRVGLMFQDHLLFPHMSVLDNVAFGPRSRDVGRAWLERIGLSALAAAKPRTLSGGQAQLVALARTLAASPDSLLLDEPLAALDAATRVAVRRELRRFLAEFAGATVLVTHDPVDAYLLADRVVVIEHGRITQEGTLADITARPASRYVAELVGTNLVRGTATGVSITTVEGAQLTLAEPVDGDVLATIAPEAITLHAAQPHSSARNRWRTTVEHVETIGARVRVQLGDPLPLVAEITPAAATDLDITEGSAVWASVKATEIVTYPS
- a CDS encoding ABC transporter permease, producing the protein MNDARRPPAVIVVGGVLAAAFFALPLFGLLQRARWSTLAHDLTTHAALDALRLSLLCAVAATVLAVVFGTPLAWLLARGEFAGRRLLRGLVLLPLVLPPVVGGVALLAAFSLRSPLGGWLHDALGLQLTFSPAGVVMAQTFVAMPFYVITLEAALAGVDRRYEDAAATLGASPWRIFWRVTLPLVAGSVVAGGVLAFARALGEFGATITFAGNVAGRTQTLPLDVYLLLETDPGAALALSLLLVAVSITALVALRDRWWVRA
- a CDS encoding MMPL family transporter is translated as MFARLGTWCHDRRRLVVVLWVLALIVLNGIASGVVKADYKQDFNIPGADSGKGLDILKSEFPGGQSGMTGTIVFKADQGVNSPAVQAAMTTMFQKVAAIRGIAKVESPYEPGGQRFISAAGPEAGKIAYANINFPSGTDFGKIPAIKTKVLAAEPHIDGVQIELGGQIFAAFQSPTTETIGLGFAIVILILAFGSVLAMGLPVSVALFGIGIGGAFVIFFSHLLSVPEFAPFLGVMIGLGVGIDYALLIVTRHREQLHLNHTVRESVAIALDTAGRSVIFAGGTVVISLLGMLLMGVDFVRGLAVSASVTVLITVLSSLTLLPALLGFSGLNVERTRWRGLIAAGLVAVGLVAYGFGAWPVLAVAGVLAALTLGFGFAVPALKREVRHRPVKPRRETLAYRWSHGIQRRPWTAFLASAAALLLLSIPVLGFRLGFSDESNYAKSTTTRKAYDLLVDGFGKGYNGPLLLVAKLQPGTQASALAGLKQAVGADPNVAFVTDPIPNSPIAPTAVLWTVAPKTGPQDGPTADLVHRLRKTVLPPVVAAIGSPIHVTGFTAASVDQSDQMGQRLPFFFLAVLGVSFLFLMTVFRSVLVPLKAVIMNMLSIGAAYGVVVALFEWGWFGKLTGLSPGPIEPWAPMMLFAIVFGLSMDYEVFLLSRVREEWLHSGDSHGSVADGLAATAKVITAAAAIMVVVFGSFLLEDNRTFKLMGTGLATAVLLDATVVRMLLVPATMELLGDKNWWLPGWLDRLLPNVSVEGSEGAAAFEHEHEEHLREERELEPTAGG
- the modA gene encoding molybdate ABC transporter substrate-binding protein, with translation MRRQVSGFLAVALCVPLGSCADKPMPKGNVTVFAATSLTGAFRDIGAAFEAANPGTKVTFNFAASSALAQQISDGATPDVFASADTKSLRTGSVFARNRLVIVTKPGNPGRVKSLADLAHAGVISLCGAEVPCGLYAATALAKAGVTLDESGVTRAPNAAATLTAVSEGDAVAGIVYATDAKAAGARVATVAIPDGVNVLASYPIATLRHTRAARAFVALVRGRSGQRILERFGFIAP